One Gloeothece verrucosa PCC 7822 DNA window includes the following coding sequences:
- a CDS encoding GDSL-type esterase/lipase family protein: protein MQAIVHRRITSLNALPKQSLRVVALGDSLVYGYGDPVGGGWVERLRRHWMSTETEGHVLYNLGIRGDRTFQVAERLEQEYRYRGELKNRVPDLIILSVGLNDSPRLGRRDGRLFTDLETFQLQISRLLDQAQQLCPVIFVGMTPVDEAKMPFLDCFYFNHIDQYRFKEATKQACQIRQIPYVDIFEKWMARGGDWVRAHLSSDGLHPNVEGYQALYNDVLNG, encoded by the coding sequence ATGCAAGCTATTGTTCATCGTCGAATTACATCTTTAAACGCATTGCCCAAGCAATCCCTTAGAGTGGTGGCTCTAGGGGACAGTTTGGTCTATGGATACGGCGATCCAGTGGGAGGGGGTTGGGTTGAACGCCTGCGCCGCCATTGGATGTCAACAGAAACTGAGGGTCACGTACTATACAATCTTGGAATTCGCGGAGACCGGACATTTCAAGTGGCCGAGCGATTAGAACAAGAGTATCGCTATCGGGGGGAATTAAAAAATCGTGTTCCTGACTTAATTATTCTTTCAGTAGGGCTGAATGATTCACCCCGTTTAGGGCGAAGAGATGGACGTTTATTTACTGATTTAGAAACATTTCAACTACAAATTTCTCGTTTATTAGACCAAGCACAGCAGTTATGTCCAGTAATTTTTGTGGGCATGACACCAGTCGATGAAGCCAAAATGCCTTTTTTAGATTGTTTTTACTTTAATCATATCGATCAATATCGTTTTAAAGAAGCCACCAAACAAGCTTGTCAAATTCGCCAAATTCCCTATGTTGATATTTTTGAAAAGTGGATGGCACGCGGAGGAGATTGGGTAAGAGCGCATCTCAGTTCCGATGGACTCCACCCCAATGTAGAAGGTTATCAAGCACTTTATAATGATGTACTCAATGGCTAA
- a CDS encoding LmeA family phospholipid-binding protein, with product MWINTQSDLIRRVLSPALGLWLRSLLEEVEKLEINIQGHDRQILKGYIPGVSINSCRAVYQGLHLGQVDLKGENIRINIGQIIKGKPFRLLEPVQVTGKLHLEQDHINHSLSSFILSNAFTDLLVYLLDFNGIANPKQVLENYQITWEQVSLNDDEFWLEGVITDQSSNSLPLTLGAGLSLLDAHTLLIEPKHLEIVPELANLSLKPFQVDLGSDVALEQLSLQKGQLACRGRAVVQN from the coding sequence ATGTGGATTAATACTCAAAGTGACCTGATCCGTAGAGTTTTGTCACCGGCGCTAGGATTATGGTTGCGATCACTGCTTGAAGAGGTAGAAAAGTTAGAGATTAATATTCAAGGACATGATCGCCAAATTCTCAAAGGTTATATACCTGGAGTCTCTATCAATAGTTGTCGTGCCGTCTATCAAGGGTTACATTTAGGACAAGTGGACCTTAAAGGAGAAAATATTCGCATCAATATTGGGCAAATTATCAAGGGAAAACCTTTTCGACTCTTAGAACCGGTACAAGTTACAGGTAAGTTACACTTAGAGCAAGACCACATCAATCATTCCCTGTCTTCGTTTATCCTCTCCAATGCTTTTACTGATTTATTAGTCTATCTCCTTGACTTCAATGGTATTGCTAACCCTAAGCAAGTTTTAGAAAATTATCAGATTACTTGGGAACAGGTAAGTCTTAATGATGATGAGTTTTGGCTAGAGGGAGTGATCACCGATCAATCTTCTAATAGCTTACCCTTAACCCTTGGTGCAGGGCTAAGTTTGCTGGATGCTCATACATTACTAATCGAACCGAAACACCTAGAAATCGTTCCCGAACTGGCTAATTTAAGCTTAAAACCGTTTCAGGTTGATTTAGGTTCTGATGTCGCCTTAGAACAACTGAGTCTACAAAAAGGTCAATTAGCTTGTAGGGGTCGTGCTGTGGTGCAAAATTGA
- a CDS encoding M20 family metallopeptidase, producing MLSEIKDLAQTLAPRLVEIRRHIHAHPELSGQEYQTAAYVAGVLSSSGLHVREAVGKTGVVGDLRGLGTDQRTLAIRTDMDALPIQERTNLDFASCKPGIMHACGHDVHTTVGLGTAMVLSQLSEPLAGHVRFLFQPAEEIAQGASWMVQDGAMVDVNAIFGVHVFPSIPARCIGIRYGALTAAADSLEIYIQGESGHGARPHEAKDAIWIASQIITTLQQAISRTQNPLRPIVLTIGQISGGIAPNVIADQVRMAGTVRSLHPETHALLPEWIENLVANVCLTYGAKYEINYRRGVPSVHNDSTLTQLLEEAAREAWGNEYVTILEEPSLGAEDFSLYLEHAPGSMFRLGVGYPHKQNHPLHHPEFEIDESAIVTGVVTLAYAAYKYWANGKKTDFLNGAMI from the coding sequence ATGCTCTCTGAAATTAAAGACCTTGCCCAAACCCTAGCTCCTAGACTGGTTGAAATTCGCCGCCATATTCATGCTCATCCTGAATTAAGCGGACAAGAATACCAAACGGCGGCTTATGTGGCGGGTGTATTGTCATCGAGTGGGCTTCATGTGCGAGAAGCTGTGGGCAAAACCGGCGTGGTGGGAGATTTACGCGGACTAGGAACCGATCAGCGCACGCTCGCCATTCGCACAGATATGGATGCTCTACCCATACAAGAACGCACTAATTTAGACTTTGCTTCTTGTAAACCCGGCATTATGCACGCCTGTGGTCATGATGTCCATACTACCGTCGGTTTGGGAACGGCGATGGTGTTATCTCAGTTATCTGAACCCCTCGCTGGTCATGTGCGTTTTCTGTTTCAACCGGCTGAAGAAATTGCTCAGGGCGCAAGCTGGATGGTTCAGGATGGGGCGATGGTGGATGTTAATGCTATTTTTGGGGTTCATGTGTTTCCTTCGATTCCTGCTCGTTGTATCGGCATTCGTTACGGGGCTTTAACCGCCGCCGCCGACAGTTTAGAAATTTATATCCAAGGAGAATCCGGCCATGGCGCTCGTCCCCATGAGGCCAAAGATGCTATCTGGATCGCTTCTCAAATTATTACCACGCTACAACAAGCCATTAGCCGCACTCAAAACCCCCTGCGCCCCATTGTCTTAACCATTGGACAAATTAGTGGGGGAATTGCTCCCAATGTCATCGCTGATCAGGTCCGCATGGCCGGAACAGTGCGCTCGCTTCATCCGGAAACTCATGCGCTTTTACCTGAATGGATCGAAAATTTGGTGGCTAATGTTTGCTTGACTTACGGGGCTAAATATGAAATTAATTATCGTCGTGGTGTCCCCTCAGTCCATAATGATAGTACCCTGACTCAACTTTTAGAAGAAGCCGCCCGAGAAGCTTGGGGAAATGAGTATGTCACTATTCTCGAAGAACCTTCTTTAGGCGCAGAAGATTTTTCTCTCTATTTAGAACACGCCCCCGGTAGTATGTTTCGTCTGGGCGTAGGCTATCCCCATAAACAGAATCATCCTTTACATCATCCGGAATTTGAAATAGATGAATCGGCTATTGTTACCGGTGTGGTGACTCTCGCTTATGCGGCTTATAAATACTGGGCCAATGGAAAAAAAACAGATTTTCTCAATGGAGCCATGATTTAA
- a CDS encoding Uma2 family endonuclease yields MVTSVAVSSEPTAITLETWLENPPPHSEWVDGKIVEKKGMTLKHSKIQAKLATLWRNYQNSYEPAGEVYTDVPCRTNQQGRSPDVAYLTPELVAAYGHEKVLPQSFPLTAEIVSPRDLAEEVIAKAQEYLQSGSGEVWLLFPENRWIIIITEQSRQIYISGDTVSTQLILTGFQVSVDNLLS; encoded by the coding sequence ATGGTAACATCTGTTGCGGTTTCATCTGAACCAACCGCCATCACCCTAGAAACCTGGTTAGAAAATCCTCCGCCGCATAGCGAATGGGTAGATGGGAAAATAGTAGAAAAAAAGGGTATGACTCTAAAACACAGTAAAATTCAAGCGAAACTCGCAACTCTGTGGAGAAATTATCAAAATAGCTACGAACCAGCAGGAGAAGTCTATACAGATGTTCCTTGTCGCACCAATCAACAAGGACGTTCCCCCGATGTCGCCTACCTGACTCCTGAATTAGTGGCAGCTTATGGCCATGAGAAAGTCCTCCCTCAAAGTTTTCCTCTAACTGCTGAAATCGTTTCTCCGAGAGATTTAGCCGAGGAAGTTATTGCTAAAGCGCAGGAATATTTACAGTCTGGAAGTGGGGAAGTTTGGCTGTTATTTCCTGAAAATCGCTGGATAATTATCATAACTGAGCAATCAAGACAAATCTATATTTCTGGGGATACCGTCAGCACCCAATTAATTTTAACGGGTTTTCAGGTGAGTGTAGATAACTTGTTAAGTTAA
- a CDS encoding UPF0182 family protein, with amino-acid sequence MPFKNDMKRAIKLILMLVGVWLGIELVSRLIVETLWFQELGYSSYFLKRVFWQFLLCFSITGISTIFLLANLRFAERHKWRSIPEPLGRKDQYSKKAQDQQLISQSGKSSRPQSIAIRLPWLLLLVVGCYALTGFMLFYYTQVALQVWTPEFNLPNLNPPVSFFQNINWIGDLIPELPKNYRQLLIFLAILIILFLKTEFCLQMIALILSLLFGLMIAGKWSDFLKYFYPINFQASDPEFHLNISFYIFKLPVFEWLYFWLFSLFIYGLISVSLTYLLSANSFSEGKFPGFSRSQLRHLYALWGGAMALLVWRHILNRYELVYDPRGVVYGAGYTEVNIRQYVEIGLGIIAGLSSFWLFYKSLTGASRYKLNSNYPASKVKQISYYALKAWYKLPFYLWYILLYLLILIFGYISSEIVQLVWVQPNELVREKPYIERSIAYTRSGFNLDKIDAKIFEPQGTLTAEDLKNNALTIDNIRLWDTLPLLQTNRELQQIRLYYKFPSAEIDRYRMKVASTGQNNLLIPDIGNTEKYQKSTDHQAQSLKTTPENQQVIIAARELDYEAVPEQAKTWVNQHLVYTHGYGFTLSPVNLVAEGGLPYYFVKDIGTSTDQGALRTSSELIQYSIPITKPRIYYGQLTNNYIMTSTRVKELDFPSGEENVYNTYDGTGGIKIGSWWRRGLFAIYLKDWQMIFTRDFLPETKLLFRRQISERLAAIAPFLQYDRDPYLVVADAQLEEGSISGTKNTLYWIIDAYTISDRYPYSDPGKNKFNYIRNSVKVIIDAYNGDVKLYITDVNDPIIQSWNKVFPSMFRPLDEMPINLRTHIRYPEDLFSTQSERLLTYHMTDPQVFYNREDLWEIPKEIYGNKAQAVSPYYLIMKLPSATKEEFIILNPYTPRSRPNLIAWLAGRSDGEQYGKLLLYQFPKQRLVYGPNQIEALINQDPQISQQISLWNREGSKALQGNLLVIPIEQSLLYVEPLYIAAEENGVPTLARVIVFYENQIVMAQTLEEALTAIFAPDQSSTPAIVRPVEGL; translated from the coding sequence TTGCCTTTTAAGAATGACATGAAGCGAGCCATTAAGTTGATTCTAATGCTAGTGGGAGTTTGGCTAGGCATTGAGCTAGTCAGCCGCCTAATTGTGGAAACGCTATGGTTTCAAGAACTGGGTTATTCCTCCTACTTTTTAAAACGGGTATTCTGGCAGTTCCTGCTTTGTTTTAGTATTACGGGAATATCTACTATTTTTCTGCTGGCTAACCTGCGCTTTGCTGAACGTCATAAGTGGCGTTCAATTCCTGAACCTTTAGGGCGCAAAGATCAGTATTCTAAAAAAGCTCAAGATCAGCAGTTAATTTCTCAGTCGGGAAAAAGTTCTCGCCCCCAATCTATTGCTATTCGCTTACCTTGGTTGTTGTTATTGGTGGTGGGATGCTATGCTCTGACTGGGTTCATGTTGTTTTATTATACTCAAGTTGCCCTTCAGGTTTGGACTCCTGAATTTAATTTACCGAATTTAAATCCTCCCGTGTCTTTTTTTCAAAATATTAACTGGATTGGGGATTTAATTCCTGAGCTTCCTAAAAATTACCGACAGTTATTAATTTTTCTGGCAATTCTGATCATTCTCTTTTTAAAAACCGAGTTTTGCCTGCAAATGATCGCTCTGATACTGAGTCTTTTATTTGGCTTAATGATTGCAGGTAAATGGTCCGATTTTTTAAAATATTTTTATCCAATAAATTTTCAAGCATCTGATCCAGAATTTCATCTAAATATTAGCTTTTATATTTTTAAATTGCCGGTTTTTGAATGGCTATATTTTTGGCTGTTTAGTCTTTTTATTTATGGATTAATTTCTGTTAGTCTGACTTATTTACTCTCTGCAAATAGTTTTTCTGAAGGGAAGTTTCCCGGCTTTTCTCGTTCTCAATTACGCCACTTATACGCCTTATGGGGCGGAGCAATGGCACTTCTTGTTTGGCGGCATATTCTCAACCGCTACGAGTTAGTTTATGATCCGCGAGGCGTAGTTTATGGTGCTGGTTATACAGAGGTGAATATCAGACAGTATGTAGAAATTGGCTTAGGAATTATTGCCGGACTCAGTTCCTTTTGGTTATTTTATAAGTCTTTGACTGGGGCATCCAGATATAAATTAAATTCTAATTATCCTGCTTCAAAAGTTAAACAAATTTCTTATTATGCTTTAAAAGCTTGGTATAAATTACCTTTTTATCTTTGGTATATTTTGCTTTATTTATTAATTTTAATATTCGGCTATATATCGAGTGAAATTGTTCAATTAGTCTGGGTGCAGCCGAATGAATTAGTCAGAGAAAAACCTTATATAGAAAGAAGTATCGCCTATACAAGGTCCGGATTTAATTTAGATAAAATAGATGCTAAAATTTTTGAGCCGCAAGGGACATTAACCGCAGAAGATTTAAAAAATAATGCCTTGACAATTGATAATATTCGTCTTTGGGATACTCTGCCTCTTCTGCAAACTAATCGTGAGTTACAACAAATTAGATTGTACTATAAATTTCCTAGTGCCGAGATTGATCGTTACCGTATGAAAGTAGCATCAACCGGTCAAAATAATCTTCTTATACCAGATATAGGCAACACAGAAAAATATCAAAAATCTACAGACCACCAGGCACAATCCCTTAAAACAACTCCTGAAAATCAACAGGTAATTATAGCCGCTCGAGAATTAGATTATGAAGCTGTACCCGAACAAGCAAAAACATGGGTCAATCAACATTTAGTCTATACTCACGGCTATGGATTTACACTCTCACCGGTTAATTTAGTAGCTGAGGGAGGATTACCTTATTATTTTGTTAAAGATATCGGCACCAGTACCGATCAAGGAGCATTGCGTACTTCTAGTGAATTAATTCAATATAGTATTCCCATTACTAAACCTCGGATTTATTATGGTCAATTGACGAACAACTATATTATGACTTCCACTCGAGTTAAAGAACTAGACTTTCCCAGTGGAGAAGAAAATGTTTATAACACCTATGATGGGACAGGAGGAATTAAAATAGGTTCTTGGTGGCGGCGGGGATTATTTGCCATCTATCTCAAAGACTGGCAAATGATTTTTACTCGGGATTTTCTCCCAGAGACTAAATTATTATTTCGTCGTCAGATTAGTGAGCGGCTTGCCGCAATTGCTCCTTTTCTACAATATGATCGAGACCCCTATTTAGTCGTGGCTGATGCTCAATTAGAAGAAGGTTCTATTTCAGGAACAAAAAATACGCTTTATTGGATTATTGATGCTTATACCATCAGTGATCGCTATCCTTACTCTGACCCCGGTAAGAATAAATTTAACTATATTCGTAACTCGGTCAAAGTGATCATTGATGCTTATAACGGCGATGTAAAATTGTATATTACTGATGTTAATGATCCGATTATTCAAAGTTGGAATAAGGTCTTTCCTAGTATGTTTCGGCCGCTTGATGAAATGCCGATTAATCTGCGTACTCATATCCGTTACCCAGAAGATTTATTTAGTACCCAGTCTGAACGCTTGCTCACTTATCACATGACCGATCCTCAAGTCTTTTACAACCGAGAAGACCTCTGGGAAATTCCCAAGGAAATTTATGGCAATAAAGCTCAAGCGGTGTCTCCTTATTATCTGATTATGAAACTTCCCTCTGCCACCAAAGAAGAATTTATCATCCTTAATCCCTACACCCCTAGAAGTCGTCCTAATTTAATTGCTTGGTTAGCTGGTCGTTCTGATGGGGAGCAATACGGAAAACTCCTGCTTTATCAATTTCCTAAACAAAGACTGGTTTATGGTCCTAATCAAATTGAAGCGTTAATTAATCAAGACCCACAAATCTCTCAACAGATCTCTTTATGGAATCGAGAAGGTTCTAAAGCTTTGCAAGGTAACTTGTTAGTTATTCCTATTGAACAATCTCTGCTCTATGTTGAGCCATTATATATAGCGGCTGAAGAAAACGGTGTACCTACCTTAGCGCGAGTGATTGTTTTTTATGAAAATCAAATTGTGATGGCCCAGACTTTAGAAGAGGCCCTAACAGCTATTTTTGCGCCGGATCAATCTTCTACCCCTGCCATCGTTCGCCCAGTAGAAGGGCTTTAA
- a CDS encoding deoxycytidylate deaminase, with protein sequence MTYLEEQRPNWDEYFLMIAKLAATRSTCLAFPVGAVIVKDRQVLATGYNGSPTGSVHCTAQGFCYPGLTSCDASSTLPSRAVHAEANAIAQAAKHGINTNGSTIYVTLEPCISCLKLIISSGIKEVFYETDFNKGEKILVRDSFIQDGLVILKKIKLSSETAKRAALFLENPTSVARDKLEDLHL encoded by the coding sequence ATGACCTATTTGGAAGAACAAAGACCTAACTGGGATGAATACTTTTTAATGATCGCAAAACTTGCCGCTACTCGTTCCACCTGTTTAGCTTTCCCAGTGGGTGCAGTGATCGTTAAAGATAGACAAGTTTTAGCCACCGGTTATAATGGTTCTCCTACTGGTTCAGTTCATTGTACTGCCCAAGGATTCTGCTATCCTGGGTTAACTAGCTGTGATGCTTCTAGTACCCTACCCTCTCGCGCCGTTCACGCAGAAGCTAACGCCATCGCCCAAGCGGCTAAACATGGTATTAATACCAATGGTTCCACTATTTATGTGACTCTTGAACCCTGTATATCTTGCCTAAAATTAATTATTTCTTCAGGGATAAAAGAAGTTTTTTATGAGACAGATTTTAACAAGGGAGAAAAAATTTTAGTTAGAGATTCTTTTATCCAAGATGGCTTAGTTATCCTTAAAAAGATTAAGCTATCAAGCGAAACGGCTAAAAGAGCGGCGCTATTTTTAGAAAATCCTACCTCAGTCGCTAGAGATAAACTTGAAGATTTACATCTTTAA
- a CDS encoding SGNH/GDSL hydrolase family protein, with the protein MNHFYKIDQQERQSSLEQVQPIVVFFGDSRAAAWTTPNLKTFKFINRGIGGQTSAQTLLRFDAQVRDLSPDIIVLQVGVNDLRMIPYPPKTRQDIIRNCQQNIEKIINKAQSIGATVIITTIFPLAKEEIPFNLKWVWEEADQIAQGIDEVNHYIRALEQPPNLKVFDAYKILEKQGKVQETYAEDLLHINAEGYKQLNQKLTQLFQEIKL; encoded by the coding sequence ATGAATCACTTTTATAAAATTGATCAGCAAGAACGTCAGAGTTCTCTAGAACAAGTGCAACCCATTGTAGTTTTTTTCGGCGATTCAAGAGCGGCGGCTTGGACAACTCCTAATTTAAAAACCTTTAAATTTATTAATCGGGGAATTGGCGGACAAACTTCCGCTCAAACTTTATTAAGATTTGATGCTCAGGTCAGGGATTTATCACCTGATATCATTGTTTTGCAAGTGGGAGTTAACGATTTAAGAATGATTCCCTATCCCCCTAAAACAAGACAAGATATCATTAGAAATTGTCAGCAGAATATAGAAAAAATTATTAACAAAGCTCAATCTATTGGGGCAACAGTTATTATTACTACGATTTTTCCCTTAGCCAAAGAAGAAATTCCCTTTAACCTAAAATGGGTTTGGGAAGAAGCTGATCAAATTGCTCAAGGGATTGATGAGGTTAACCATTATATTCGAGCGCTTGAGCAGCCGCCTAATCTAAAGGTTTTTGATGCTTACAAAATCCTCGAAAAGCAAGGTAAAGTCCAGGAGACTTATGCTGAAGATTTGTTACATATCAATGCTGAGGGATATAAACAATTAAATCAAAAACTGACCCAACTTTTTCAGGAAATTAAGCTATAA
- a CDS encoding tRNA (cytidine(34)-2'-O)-methyltransferase, with protein MVRVVLVHPQIPPNTGNIARTCAATATELHLVGPLGFQISDRYLKRAGLDYWPLVSLYYHPNLEDFLTIHQKFGGRLIGFSVSGHQSYLEYSFKSDDWLLFGSETQGLPANLLTSCDATVYIPMMEPKVRSLNLSVSVAVGLFEAKRQLGDFTGS; from the coding sequence ATGGTTAGGGTGGTGTTAGTTCATCCTCAAATTCCTCCTAATACTGGAAATATTGCCCGGACTTGTGCGGCAACGGCTACAGAATTACATTTAGTCGGCCCTTTAGGGTTTCAAATTAGCGATCGTTATCTCAAGCGAGCAGGGCTGGATTACTGGCCTTTAGTGAGTTTATATTATCATCCTAATTTAGAAGACTTCCTGACAATTCATCAAAAATTTGGCGGTCGTCTAATTGGCTTTAGTGTATCTGGGCATCAGAGTTATCTTGAATATTCGTTTAAGTCGGACGATTGGTTGTTGTTTGGCAGTGAAACTCAAGGGTTACCCGCGAATCTTCTCACTAGCTGTGATGCCACTGTTTATATTCCCATGATGGAGCCAAAAGTCCGTAGCCTCAACCTTTCGGTTAGCGTTGCTGTGGGATTATTTGAAGCCAAACGTCAGCTTGGAGATTTTACGGGAAGCTGA
- a CDS encoding rhomboid family intramembrane serine protease encodes MVCFFCLAFLVRIFRASPRQNLGWIAVCSGILGITLLMLYLAPMIAGLTGFVFWGILLVIPSLGFSRVKRLVYQQKYGQASQLMSWLRWLHPADGWLDQPLVFLALDAAQKGNLNQAAQLLQRYEKSPYHSQVLLYWIKADWNNCLAWFNQSVPKSILLKDPLLISYYLRSLGETGDLNGLVQGLEIFENFLVKKGDIITYNLGIMYVLAFCGQTSQVRQLFKGVLSVYSKNFQTFWILTSQMIAGQEELARQQFLNLRLTEDLILCNAIEWRLCHPPKIPNLVLDQSSRHIIFRLKHIIGQEFSGRIKNKFTLKNSYMTLILIALNLGAFALEIYQGGSENLDILYNLGGLVPQEILAGQWWRVVTANFLHYGWLHLASNMMGLYFVGRFVELALGKFRYLLVYFFSGVGAMTLFSLLSIKLGNTGEILVGASAGIMGLVGGIFALFVRDWWQEKSPIATKRLQVIFVVVCLQFIFDRLVPEVSSLSHFLGLVIGFITGGLLLIHRQEATGKR; translated from the coding sequence ATGGTTTGTTTTTTTTGTCTGGCCTTTCTGGTGCGGATTTTTCGCGCTTCTCCTAGACAAAATTTAGGTTGGATCGCCGTTTGTTCAGGAATTTTAGGCATTACACTTTTAATGTTATATTTAGCCCCGATGATCGCCGGATTAACCGGTTTTGTCTTCTGGGGAATTTTGCTCGTAATTCCGAGTTTAGGCTTTTCCAGGGTTAAGCGCCTAGTTTACCAACAAAAATATGGTCAAGCTAGTCAACTGATGTCTTGGTTGCGCTGGTTACATCCGGCTGATGGATGGCTAGATCAACCTCTTGTTTTCTTGGCACTAGATGCGGCTCAAAAAGGGAATTTAAACCAAGCCGCTCAATTACTGCAACGTTATGAAAAATCCCCTTACCATTCACAAGTTTTACTCTACTGGATTAAGGCAGATTGGAACAACTGTCTGGCTTGGTTTAATCAGTCTGTGCCTAAGTCAATTTTATTAAAAGACCCTCTGTTAATCAGTTATTATCTGCGCTCTTTAGGGGAAACGGGCGATTTAAATGGGTTAGTACAAGGACTAGAAATTTTTGAAAATTTTTTGGTCAAAAAAGGAGATATTATTACCTACAATTTAGGGATTATGTATGTTTTGGCCTTTTGCGGTCAAACGTCACAGGTACGACAATTATTTAAGGGGGTTTTATCGGTTTATTCTAAAAATTTTCAAACTTTTTGGATTCTCACCTCTCAAATGATCGCGGGACAAGAAGAATTAGCGCGTCAGCAATTTTTGAATTTACGATTAACTGAAGATTTAATTCTCTGTAATGCTATTGAGTGGCGTTTATGTCATCCTCCTAAAATTCCTAATCTGGTTTTAGATCAATCTTCTCGCCATATTATTTTTCGGTTAAAACATATAATTGGTCAAGAATTTTCGGGGCGAATTAAAAATAAGTTTACCTTGAAAAATAGTTATATGACTTTAATTTTGATCGCCCTAAATTTAGGAGCTTTTGCCCTAGAAATTTATCAGGGAGGAAGCGAAAATCTAGATATTTTATATAATTTAGGCGGCTTGGTTCCTCAAGAAATTTTGGCCGGACAATGGTGGCGAGTGGTGACAGCCAATTTTCTTCATTATGGTTGGTTACATCTGGCGAGTAACATGATGGGACTGTATTTTGTGGGCCGTTTTGTTGAATTAGCTTTGGGCAAGTTCCGCTATCTCCTGGTTTATTTCTTCAGTGGCGTAGGCGCGATGACTTTGTTTAGTTTACTGTCTATTAAATTGGGCAATACCGGAGAAATATTAGTCGGCGCATCAGCCGGAATTATGGGATTAGTTGGGGGGATTTTTGCTCTGTTTGTCAGGGACTGGTGGCAAGAAAAATCTCCCATTGCTACCAAAAGATTACAAGTGATCTTTGTGGTAGTTTGCTTACAGTTTATTTTTGATAGACTTGTTCCTGAAGTGAGTAGTTTAAGTCATTTTTTGGGTCTAGTTATCGGTTTTATTACGGGAGGGTTATTATTAATCCATCGGCAAGAGGCAACAGGCAAAAGGTAA